From Chthonomonadales bacterium, one genomic window encodes:
- a CDS encoding DUF3084 domain-containing protein translates to MWTATALVLTVLVGGVIAYTGDLIGRRFGKRRASIFGLRPKHTAILITTVTGVLISGLTTGALFLAVPPVRNVMLRGEQAIRLNRGLSRSNRALHAQNARERQAAEAARAARQQAVLELRRSVADQKEAARRLASTRTQLRDLTDQLGVVTRRLQVAAAQRARARRDAADARREVRMEKAVAQTLAQRNEQLRRQAVGLLARSADLARRNADLARTGDELRRDVEAQRQANVQYVQVNADISRQNEALTRTNDELTDFGKKLLDRKLELSNQVEELEARNELLAKGWVDAFGKNRNLWEMFGAMRTRRVAVRGGEDLARTVIAPNTPPSEVRSAIESLLHEAHLAALAKGAGVGDGARAVQVVDKQFLTRTASGEDVTVRVTEDERVQAVTNRLAWSPEPVCVLALAVANSVEREPAAIDLQPFPNRLVYRKGQTVAERRVDATRPADQVFSELVTLLKGLGQSALTRGMIPSIDPDTLEPQVGSLSAAALVRLTDRVKAAGRRIRVYAVAASDTSAADPLRLDFRVEPSG, encoded by the coding sequence ATGTGGACCGCGACCGCCCTCGTGCTGACTGTGCTGGTAGGCGGCGTGATCGCGTACACCGGCGACCTCATCGGCCGGCGCTTCGGTAAGCGGCGCGCCAGCATCTTCGGTCTGCGCCCCAAGCACACCGCCATACTGATCACCACGGTGACGGGCGTGCTCATCTCTGGTCTGACCACGGGCGCGCTGTTCCTTGCCGTGCCGCCGGTGCGGAACGTGATGCTCCGCGGCGAGCAGGCGATCCGGCTCAATCGGGGCCTCTCGCGCTCGAACCGGGCACTGCACGCGCAGAACGCGCGCGAGCGACAGGCTGCCGAGGCCGCGCGCGCCGCGCGGCAGCAGGCGGTCCTGGAGCTTCGCCGGTCCGTCGCCGACCAGAAGGAGGCCGCCCGCCGGCTGGCGAGCACGCGAACCCAGCTTCGCGACCTTACCGATCAGCTCGGCGTGGTCACCCGTCGCCTCCAGGTGGCCGCAGCCCAACGCGCACGGGCCCGGCGCGATGCCGCGGATGCCCGACGCGAGGTCCGCATGGAGAAGGCGGTGGCGCAGACGCTCGCTCAGCGTAACGAGCAGCTTCGCCGGCAGGCCGTCGGGCTACTCGCTCGGAGCGCGGACCTGGCCCGGCGCAACGCCGACCTGGCGCGCACCGGTGATGAGTTGCGGCGAGACGTGGAGGCACAGCGCCAGGCCAATGTCCAATATGTACAGGTTAACGCGGACATATCTAGGCAAAATGAGGCACTGACGCGCACCAATGACGAGCTCACCGATTTTGGCAAGAAGCTCCTGGACCGCAAGCTCGAGTTGAGTAACCAGGTAGAGGAGCTGGAGGCGCGAAACGAACTGCTGGCGAAGGGGTGGGTCGATGCCTTCGGCAAGAACCGCAATCTCTGGGAGATGTTCGGGGCGATGCGCACGCGGCGCGTCGCGGTCCGCGGCGGGGAGGACCTGGCGCGCACGGTGATCGCGCCCAACACGCCGCCGAGCGAGGTGCGCAGCGCCATCGAGAGCCTCCTGCACGAGGCGCACCTGGCGGCGCTGGCGAAGGGCGCTGGCGTGGGAGACGGCGCGCGCGCCGTGCAGGTGGTCGACAAGCAGTTCCTCACCCGCACCGCGTCCGGCGAGGACGTCACCGTGCGCGTGACGGAGGACGAGCGGGTCCAGGCCGTCACCAACCGCCTGGCGTGGTCGCCCGAGCCCGTGTGCGTGCTGGCGCTGGCGGTCGCCAACAGCGTGGAGCGCGAGCCGGCCGCGATCGACCTGCAGCCATTCCCCAACCGCCTGGTCTACCGCAAAGGCCAGACGGTGGCTGAGCGGCGGGTGGACGCTACGCGCCCGGCGGACCAGGTCTTCTCGGAGCTCGTCACCCTTCTGAAGGGCCTGGGGCAGAGCGCCCTCACGCGCGGCATGATCCCGAGCATCGACCCCGACACGCTGGAGCCTCAGGTGGGCTCGCTGAGCGCGGCCGCCCTGGTGCGCCTGACGGACCGGGTGAAGGCCGCCGGGCGCCGCATCCGCGTCTACGCGGTGGCCGCCTCCGACACGAGCGCGGCCGATCCTCTGCGCCTCGACTTCCGCGTGGAGCCCTCCGGTTAG